In one Bacillus thuringiensis genomic region, the following are encoded:
- a CDS encoding ABC transporter ATP-binding protein: protein MSEKLLEVKNLKTSFFIESGEVEAVRGVTFRLNKGEVVGIVGESGSGKSVMAKSVMSLVTSPGKVKEGEILFHNENILSKSEKELRSIRGNQISLISQDPMSALNPVVKIGKQMMEVIIRHQKVKKKEAEQIAVNLLKQVGLSSPEERVKQYPHELSGGMKQRVMIAMAMSCNPDLLIADEPTTALDVTIQAQILDLMKNLKNETNMALLLITHDLGIVAQNCTRVIVMYGGLIMEEGPVLDIFQSPNHPYTKGLLNSLPKIANGVKERLAPIQGVTPNLLNPPQGCPFAERCPHAMDICEKERPPYFEIGNERRSMCWLSDKTVGDSHA from the coding sequence GTGTCTGAAAAACTACTAGAAGTGAAAAATTTAAAGACTTCTTTTTTCATAGAAAGTGGCGAAGTTGAAGCGGTTCGCGGCGTTACATTTCGCTTAAATAAAGGAGAAGTAGTCGGTATCGTTGGGGAATCTGGAAGTGGAAAGAGTGTAATGGCGAAGTCCGTTATGTCTCTCGTTACGTCACCAGGAAAAGTGAAAGAAGGGGAAATCCTTTTTCATAATGAAAACATACTTTCTAAATCTGAAAAAGAATTGCGTTCTATTAGAGGAAATCAAATTTCACTTATCTCTCAAGACCCAATGTCAGCGCTAAATCCGGTCGTGAAAATTGGGAAACAAATGATGGAAGTAATTATACGTCATCAAAAAGTGAAAAAGAAAGAAGCAGAGCAAATCGCGGTCAACTTGTTAAAACAAGTCGGTCTTTCTTCACCAGAAGAAAGGGTGAAACAATATCCGCATGAACTAAGCGGTGGTATGAAGCAGCGGGTTATGATCGCAATGGCGATGTCTTGTAATCCGGACCTTCTTATTGCTGACGAACCGACGACTGCACTTGATGTAACGATACAGGCGCAAATACTAGATTTAATGAAAAACTTAAAGAACGAAACGAATATGGCGTTACTTCTTATTACGCATGACTTAGGAATTGTCGCGCAAAACTGTACGCGCGTTATCGTTATGTACGGCGGGCTTATTATGGAAGAAGGACCTGTACTTGATATTTTCCAATCGCCGAATCATCCATATACGAAAGGGCTATTAAACTCTTTGCCAAAAATAGCGAACGGCGTAAAAGAAAGACTCGCTCCTATTCAAGGTGTAACGCCAAACTTATTAAACCCGCCACAAGGTTGCCCATTCGCAGAGCGTTGCCCGCATGCGATGGACATTTGTGAAAAAGAACGTCCGCCATATTTTGAAATCGGAAACGAAAGACGTTCCATGTGCTGGTTAAGCGATAAGACAGTAGGTGATTCACATGCATGA